From Miscanthus floridulus cultivar M001 chromosome 15, ASM1932011v1, whole genome shotgun sequence, the proteins below share one genomic window:
- the LOC136506441 gene encoding uncharacterized protein encodes MNSFWRCWMENQMKEGLGQSGIMSSSAHTKSAGVTEKNEMVFVIEGNDNSDPIQCICAGPTWHGPKAMLAPRRRFQFPGMPVSMSSLLNNSTVFSRDDNPEGIEARNEVGSNQTIIS; translated from the exons ATGAATTCA TTTTGGCGTTGTTGGATGGAGAACCAAATGAAAGAAGGATTAGGACAATCTGGGATTATGTCGTCCAGTGCGCATACCAAAAG TGCAGGAGTGACTGAAAAAAACGAAATGGTCTTTGTGATCGAGGGAAATGACAACAGCGATCCCAT ACAATGCATATGTGCCGGGCCGACATGGCACGGGCCAAAGGCAATGCTGGCTCCAAGAAGGAGATTTCAGTTCCCAGGGATGCCAGTGTCAATGTCATCTCTGCTCAACAAT TCTACAGTTTTTTCCCGTGATGATAATCCTGAAGGTATTGAGGCACGTAATGAG GTAGGAAGTAACCAAACTATCATTAgttaa